From a region of the Odoribacter splanchnicus DSM 20712 genome:
- a CDS encoding TlpA family protein disulfide reductase, which translates to MKTKILILLTSLICDLQLSGQTIPENVTLKQLDGKEITFKEAVQQGPVIVSFWATWCKPCQSELEALKDLEDSWKNKVRIIAVSIDDARAMAKVKSLVKGKKWPFEVLLDPNKELYKAFNISAIPHVLVINDKKVVWTHSGYMPGNEVLVVDKALETIGKK; encoded by the coding sequence ATGAAAACAAAAATTTTAATTTTACTCACTTCACTGATCTGTGACCTACAACTTTCCGGACAGACGATTCCGGAAAATGTAACCTTAAAACAATTGGACGGAAAAGAAATTACTTTTAAAGAAGCTGTACAACAAGGACCGGTAATCGTATCGTTTTGGGCGACCTGGTGTAAGCCTTGCCAAAGCGAACTGGAAGCATTAAAAGATTTGGAAGACTCCTGGAAAAATAAAGTCCGGATTATAGCAGTATCAATTGATGATGCCAGAGCAATGGCTAAAGTCAAATCCCTTGTAAAAGGGAAAAAATGGCCTTTCGAAGTACTGCTCGACCCGAACAAAGAGCTATATAAAGCATTCAATATTTCAGCAATTCCCCATGTTTTAGTTATAAACGATAAGAAAGTGGTATGGACCCATTCCGGATACATGCCAGGTAATGAAGTATTAGTTGTAGACAAAGCATTAGAAACAATCGGAAAAAAATGA
- a CDS encoding RNA polymerase sigma-70 factor: MLKKAPDNQAKTDSQEFSYDQPDVFDRLFDRHYTSLWSFAFHYVKDKDIAEDLVQEAFIQLWDHLKGFDSFAAIRVYLFRNVRNAALDYLRHDKVRNRNSTELNVWLQNELREPLERKIIEEEVFGSMYDAIYKLPEQTRKIVLLTLKGVSNPQIAEQLKISVNTLKTLKKRAYQYLRNELGPYRFTLLNWIFLLRKLIKRNNN, from the coding sequence ATGCTGAAAAAAGCCCCAGACAACCAGGCTAAAACTGATTCACAGGAGTTCTCATATGACCAGCCAGATGTATTCGACCGGTTATTCGACCGCCATTACACTTCACTTTGGTCATTCGCATTTCACTATGTTAAAGACAAAGACATAGCGGAAGATTTGGTACAAGAGGCTTTTATCCAGTTGTGGGATCATTTAAAAGGATTTGACAGCTTTGCAGCTATCCGTGTATATCTTTTCCGGAATGTCCGGAATGCAGCACTTGATTATCTCCGGCATGACAAAGTACGGAACAGGAATAGTACAGAACTCAATGTATGGCTACAAAATGAATTGAGGGAGCCATTGGAGCGTAAAATCATAGAAGAGGAGGTATTCGGATCTATGTACGATGCAATTTATAAATTACCGGAACAGACACGAAAAATTGTACTACTGACGCTGAAAGGAGTATCTAATCCCCAAATCGCCGAACAATTGAAAATTTCGGTTAATACACTGAAAACCTTAAAAAAAAGAGCTTATCAATACCTCCGTAATGAACTTGGACCATACAGGTTTACTCTTCTGAATTGGATATTTTTGTTGCGGAAATTAATAAAAAGAAATAATAATTAA
- the lptB gene encoding LPS export ABC transporter ATP-binding protein, protein MILKAEHLIKKYKSRTVVKDVSVQVEQGEIVGLLGPNGAGKTTSFYMIVGLITPNGGRIFLDDQEITKEPVYKRAQLGVGYLAQEASVFRRLSVEDNIRAVLEMTKMTKEEQKDRLEEMLDEFGLQHIRKSLGIQLSGGERRRTEIARALSIRPKFILLDEPFAGVDPIAVEDIQNIVQKLKDKNIGILITDHNVQETLSITDRAYLLYDGRILQAGTAEHLAADPEVRRVYLGKNFELRRKK, encoded by the coding sequence ATGATACTAAAAGCAGAACATTTGATAAAAAAATATAAAAGTCGTACCGTTGTCAAAGATGTATCGGTGCAAGTGGAGCAAGGGGAGATTGTGGGTTTGTTGGGGCCTAATGGTGCTGGGAAAACGACTTCTTTTTATATGATTGTCGGACTGATCACTCCGAATGGCGGGCGGATCTTTCTGGATGATCAGGAAATAACCAAAGAACCGGTTTATAAACGTGCACAGTTGGGGGTAGGTTATCTGGCACAGGAGGCTTCGGTGTTCCGGCGGCTGAGTGTCGAAGATAATATCCGTGCTGTATTGGAAATGACCAAAATGACCAAAGAAGAGCAGAAAGACCGGCTCGAAGAAATGCTCGACGAATTCGGGTTGCAGCATATCCGTAAAAGTCTTGGAATCCAGTTGTCGGGAGGAGAACGACGCCGTACGGAAATTGCCCGGGCACTTTCGATTCGGCCTAAATTTATTCTGTTGGACGAGCCTTTTGCCGGTGTAGACCCTATCGCAGTCGAAGATATTCAAAATATCGTACAGAAATTGAAGGATAAGAACATCGGTATTTTGATTACCGACCACAATGTACAGGAAACACTTTCGATCACCGACCGGGCCTATCTGCTTTACGACGGCCGTATTCTGCAAGCCGGAACAGCAGAGCATCTGGCTGCCGACCCGGAGGTACGAAGAGTATATTTGGGGAAAAATTTTGAATTGCGCCGCAAAAAATAA
- a CDS encoding DUF5686 and carboxypeptidase-like regulatory domain-containing protein has product MNKRIVLLVVLLLLGQCMWAQSTRVKGKVTDAKTGEVLPLVNVFFTGTTIGMTTDFDGEYYLETREEVTELQASFVGYLPKTVKINKGAYNAVDFQLEPQTFDLDEVKVIPGENPAHAILRNVSKNKYRNNPARFEQYYCKTYTKMELDLTNIKPGFKNKKLQKNFGFIFEHMDTSVITGKAYLPVMISEASADYYYRKSPSLSREIVNASRISGIEEDYTVAQFTGHLHANVNFYDNYIDIFEVRFASPLSEHGLLFYKYFLVDSLQIDGRKTYKIRFHPKSFSTPVLDGEVNIDSMTWALQSAHVKMMKGLNVNWIRHLVLDNENQFLDDSVWFPKQDKIFADFSIVMSDSSKMVSFLGHRQVDYSHIQLNPDIPDRVLKMDNNVIIDNNVLKNDDRFWDTIRPYALSGKEKQIYGMVDSIKNVPLYQNIYTIVSMVLGGYYDTEYVEWGPYYKLLSFNKQEGCRFQLGARTTTDFSKKIRLFGYGAYGTKDRRWKGAGGFDYSFNDLPTSKLSVAFKHDVVQLGAGINAFTEGNILSSIFSRGDNDRLSMVNQLDVNFEKEWRQGVSNTLGVQVRDLFSNPYVPFVKPDGELMPSVQSTIVRLNTRLSKDEIVVRKAFDKYSLGSDYPIIGVDLAMGVKGLFKNDYEFYRAVASINYDFPISPIGKSHVVLTGGKIFGKVPYPLLKLHEGNATYFYDPYAFSCMNYYEFASDTWLAFFYEHHFKGFFLGKIPLMKKLKWREVFIFKGLIGTLSDKNNGSLPDTRAVLLFPEGMSSVSKPYFETGVGIENIFRLFRIDAIWRLTHREDRPGQHVQNFAINFSVHLNF; this is encoded by the coding sequence ATGAATAAAAGAATCGTATTATTAGTTGTATTACTGTTACTTGGACAATGCATGTGGGCTCAGAGTACCCGGGTGAAAGGGAAAGTGACGGATGCTAAGACGGGAGAAGTTTTACCTCTGGTCAATGTTTTTTTTACCGGGACGACTATTGGAATGACCACCGACTTCGATGGAGAATATTACCTCGAAACCCGCGAAGAAGTGACTGAGCTCCAAGCGTCTTTTGTCGGTTATCTTCCGAAAACAGTAAAGATAAACAAGGGGGCGTACAATGCTGTCGATTTTCAGCTGGAACCTCAGACTTTCGATCTGGACGAGGTGAAAGTTATTCCTGGAGAAAATCCGGCACATGCGATCCTCCGGAATGTCAGTAAAAATAAATACAGAAATAATCCTGCCCGGTTCGAACAATATTATTGTAAGACTTATACCAAGATGGAGCTCGACCTGACGAATATCAAGCCAGGGTTTAAAAATAAGAAGTTACAAAAGAATTTCGGATTTATCTTCGAGCACATGGATACTTCGGTCATTACGGGAAAGGCTTATCTGCCTGTGATGATTTCCGAAGCTTCTGCCGATTATTATTACCGGAAGTCACCGTCCTTATCCCGGGAGATTGTGAATGCCAGCCGGATCTCCGGTATTGAAGAAGATTATACCGTGGCGCAGTTTACCGGCCATTTACATGCTAATGTCAATTTTTACGATAACTATATCGATATTTTCGAAGTGCGTTTTGCCAGTCCGCTTTCGGAGCACGGGCTTTTATTCTATAAATATTTCCTGGTCGATAGTTTGCAGATCGATGGCCGGAAGACCTATAAAATCAGATTCCACCCTAAATCTTTCTCTACACCTGTATTGGATGGGGAAGTAAATATCGATTCGATGACCTGGGCATTGCAATCGGCTCACGTCAAAATGATGAAGGGGTTGAATGTGAACTGGATCAGACACCTGGTGTTGGATAATGAAAATCAGTTCCTGGACGATTCGGTCTGGTTTCCAAAGCAGGATAAAATCTTTGCCGACTTTTCCATCGTCATGTCCGATTCTTCGAAGATGGTGTCCTTTTTGGGGCACCGGCAAGTAGATTATTCGCATATACAGCTGAATCCGGACATTCCCGACAGGGTGCTCAAAATGGATAATAATGTGATTATCGATAATAATGTCCTGAAAAATGACGATCGTTTTTGGGATACGATCCGGCCCTATGCATTGAGTGGTAAGGAAAAACAGATCTATGGTATGGTTGATTCGATTAAAAATGTACCCCTGTATCAAAATATATACACGATTGTCTCTATGGTCCTGGGTGGGTATTACGATACCGAATATGTAGAGTGGGGACCTTATTATAAGTTACTTAGCTTCAACAAACAGGAAGGATGCCGTTTTCAGTTGGGCGCCCGGACTACAACCGATTTCAGTAAGAAAATCCGTCTTTTCGGTTACGGAGCCTATGGAACGAAGGATCGTCGCTGGAAAGGAGCTGGTGGATTCGATTATTCCTTCAACGATTTACCGACTTCGAAGTTATCGGTTGCTTTCAAACACGATGTCGTGCAGCTGGGAGCGGGAATCAATGCGTTTACCGAAGGAAATATCCTGAGTTCAATCTTTTCGAGAGGGGATAACGATCGGTTGAGTATGGTCAACCAGTTGGATGTGAACTTTGAAAAAGAATGGCGGCAAGGGGTTTCCAATACTTTGGGGGTACAGGTCAGGGACCTGTTTTCTAATCCTTATGTGCCTTTTGTGAAACCTGACGGAGAATTGATGCCCTCTGTACAGTCGACGATAGTACGCTTGAATACCCGTTTGTCTAAAGATGAAATAGTCGTTCGTAAAGCATTCGATAAATACAGTTTAGGGTCCGATTATCCGATTATCGGCGTCGATTTGGCCATGGGAGTGAAGGGGCTGTTTAAAAATGACTATGAATTTTACCGGGCTGTAGCTTCTATCAACTATGATTTTCCGATTTCGCCGATCGGTAAGTCTCATGTGGTACTGACCGGAGGAAAGATTTTCGGAAAAGTGCCTTATCCTTTACTGAAACTTCACGAAGGAAACGCTACCTATTTTTACGACCCTTATGCTTTTTCGTGTATGAATTACTATGAGTTTGCTTCGGATACCTGGCTGGCATTTTTCTACGAACATCACTTTAAAGGTTTCTTTTTGGGGAAGATCCCTTTGATGAAAAAATTGAAATGGCGGGAAGTGTTTATTTTCAAAGGATTGATCGGCACACTTTCCGATAAGAATAACGGAAGCCTGCCCGATACCCGGGCCGTACTGTTATTCCCCGAGGGAATGTCCTCGGTGTCCAAGCCTTATTTTGAAACAGGGGTCGGCATAGAAAATATTTTCCGGCTGTTCCGGATTGATGCGATATGGAGACTGACTCACCGCGAAGACCGGCCAGGACAACATGTTCAGAATTTTGCTATTAATTTTTCTGTTCATTTGAATTTTTAA
- a CDS encoding KpsF/GutQ family sugar-phosphate isomerase, translating into MVDIKEVAKKVIADEALAIQNLARFIDDDFEKVVRLIYNTKGRVIVTGIGKSAIIAQKIVATLNSTGTPAVFMHAADAIHGDLGMICHDDVVICISKSGNTPEIKVLVPLIRNVGNEQIVAMVSNTDSFLAKNAAYVLKAQVDREACPNNLAPTNSTTAQLVMGDALAICLIQCRSFSSRDFAKYHPGGSLGKRLYTRVSDVFDQDNRPYVSLEDGIRKVILEMSGGRLGAVAVTDAEGGLLGIITDGDLRRMLEKYEDVDGLKARDIMSVSPKTIQEEELAYNAFQKMEQNSITQLVVVDEDKKYKGMVHIHDILREGVV; encoded by the coding sequence ATGGTTGATATTAAGGAGGTTGCAAAAAAAGTAATTGCTGATGAAGCTTTAGCTATACAGAATCTGGCTCGATTTATCGACGACGATTTCGAAAAAGTGGTCCGATTGATCTATAATACGAAAGGACGGGTGATCGTTACAGGTATAGGTAAAAGTGCCATTATTGCCCAAAAAATAGTGGCTACTCTCAATTCGACCGGTACTCCTGCTGTTTTTATGCATGCGGCCGACGCTATCCACGGTGATCTGGGGATGATTTGCCACGACGATGTCGTCATTTGTATTTCCAAAAGCGGGAACACCCCCGAAATCAAGGTGCTGGTCCCGTTGATCCGGAATGTCGGTAACGAACAGATCGTGGCTATGGTATCGAATACCGATTCTTTCCTGGCAAAGAATGCGGCTTATGTATTGAAAGCACAGGTCGACCGTGAAGCTTGCCCGAATAATCTGGCGCCGACCAACTCGACGACAGCACAACTTGTGATGGGAGATGCCCTTGCTATTTGTCTGATCCAATGCAGGAGTTTTTCAAGCCGTGATTTTGCTAAATATCATCCCGGAGGATCCTTGGGGAAACGTTTATATACCCGGGTATCCGATGTATTCGATCAGGATAACCGGCCTTATGTATCTTTGGAAGACGGAATCCGTAAAGTGATATTGGAGATGTCGGGCGGAAGATTGGGCGCAGTGGCGGTGACCGATGCCGAAGGAGGATTGTTAGGCATTATTACCGACGGGGATTTGAGACGTATGCTCGAGAAATATGAAGATGTGGATGGCTTGAAAGCCCGGGATATTATGTCGGTTTCTCCGAAAACTATTCAGGAAGAAGAACTCGCTTACAACGCTTTCCAGAAAATGGAACAGAATAGTATCACTCAATTGGTGGTCGTGGACGAAGATAAAAAATACAAGGGAATGGTTCATATCCACGATATATTGAGAGAAGGGGTAGTATAA
- the recQ gene encoding DNA helicase RecQ: protein MGLQINLHAKLKEYFGFDHFKGNQEAIIKNVLAGNNTFVLMPTGGGKSLCYQLPALLLEGTAIIISPLIALMKNQVDAMRSFSAAEGVAHFLNSSLTKNEILNVKEDILSGKTKMLYVAPESLTKESNVEFLKKIKISFFAVDEAHCISEWGHDFRTEYRKIRPIVEEIGKAPIIALTATATPKVQNDIQKNLDMMDAQVFKSSFNRPNLYYEVRPKQGDVTKDIIKFIKNHEGKSGIIYCLSRKKVEELAEVLSINGIKAAPYHAGMDASTRSTNQDRFLMEEVDVIVATIAFGMGIDKPDVRFVIHYDIPKSLEGYYQETGRAGRDGGEGICLTYYSFKDIQKLEKFMQGKPIAEQEIGKQLLMETVAYAETSLCRRKVLLHYFGETYEEDNCGCCDNCLYPKKEFEGEDYMVDALQLVSDVKEKFKIEHLVNILIGEADSAIKSYKHDKLELFGAGSEKSRQFWTMVYRRALVSSFIEKDIEQYGVIKLTDEGQKFLDNPKSFMLMEDHNFDENEEEEKIQEKGGVSALDSTLFAILKDLRKKIAKTNNLPPYVIFQDPSLEDMCTNYPITLEELANIQGVGAGKAQKYGKEFVEVIKQYVEDNEIERAQDMVVKTVANKSKFKVYIIQNIDRQIDLEDIASALGLNFDELIKEMEAIVFSGTKLNIDYYINKILDEEQQQEIMDYFMEASSDNISEAFDEFEGDYAEEDLRLMRLKLHSKHGN from the coding sequence ATGGGATTGCAGATTAATTTACACGCAAAATTAAAAGAGTATTTTGGCTTCGATCATTTCAAAGGAAATCAGGAAGCCATCATTAAGAACGTGCTGGCAGGAAATAACACTTTTGTATTGATGCCTACAGGAGGTGGTAAATCGTTGTGTTATCAATTACCGGCATTGCTTCTCGAGGGCACCGCGATTATTATTTCTCCGCTGATTGCTCTGATGAAAAATCAGGTGGATGCCATGCGTTCATTTTCAGCCGCTGAAGGAGTTGCGCATTTTCTCAACTCTTCGTTGACCAAAAATGAGATTTTAAATGTGAAAGAAGACATTTTGAGCGGTAAAACGAAAATGCTCTATGTTGCTCCCGAATCCTTGACCAAGGAAAGTAATGTTGAATTTCTAAAGAAGATCAAGATTTCTTTCTTTGCTGTGGATGAGGCACATTGTATCTCGGAATGGGGCCACGATTTCCGGACAGAATACCGGAAAATCCGTCCGATCGTCGAAGAAATCGGTAAAGCGCCGATCATTGCATTGACTGCGACAGCGACACCCAAAGTGCAGAACGACATCCAGAAGAACCTGGATATGATGGATGCCCAGGTTTTTAAATCTTCTTTCAACCGACCGAACCTATACTACGAAGTACGTCCTAAACAAGGAGATGTCACGAAAGACATTATTAAGTTTATTAAAAACCATGAAGGGAAATCCGGTATCATCTACTGTCTGAGCCGGAAGAAAGTGGAAGAACTGGCGGAAGTGCTTAGTATCAACGGTATCAAAGCAGCTCCTTATCATGCGGGAATGGATGCCAGTACCCGAAGTACCAACCAGGACCGCTTCCTGATGGAAGAGGTGGACGTTATTGTAGCGACCATCGCTTTCGGTATGGGGATCGACAAACCAGACGTACGCTTTGTCATCCATTACGACATTCCTAAAAGTCTCGAAGGGTATTATCAGGAGACAGGACGGGCAGGACGGGATGGTGGCGAAGGAATCTGTCTGACTTATTATAGTTTTAAAGACATCCAAAAGCTCGAAAAGTTTATGCAGGGGAAACCCATTGCCGAACAGGAAATCGGTAAACAATTGCTGATGGAAACAGTCGCTTATGCCGAGACTTCTTTATGCCGGCGTAAAGTACTGCTCCATTATTTCGGAGAAACCTATGAAGAAGACAACTGCGGCTGTTGTGACAACTGCCTCTATCCGAAGAAAGAGTTCGAAGGCGAAGATTATATGGTCGATGCCCTGCAACTGGTCAGCGATGTTAAAGAAAAATTCAAAATCGAACATTTGGTTAATATCCTCATCGGTGAAGCCGATTCTGCCATCAAATCGTATAAGCATGATAAACTGGAATTATTCGGTGCCGGTTCGGAAAAAAGCCGGCAATTCTGGACGATGGTATACCGGAGGGCTTTAGTCAGTTCATTTATCGAAAAAGATATAGAACAATACGGAGTAATCAAACTAACGGATGAAGGCCAAAAATTTTTGGATAACCCTAAAAGTTTTATGCTGATGGAAGATCACAATTTCGACGAGAACGAAGAAGAAGAAAAGATACAGGAGAAAGGTGGTGTATCTGCGTTGGACAGCACTTTATTCGCTATCCTGAAAGATTTACGGAAGAAAATAGCCAAGACCAATAACTTGCCTCCTTACGTCATTTTCCAGGACCCGTCACTGGAAGATATGTGTACCAATTATCCGATCACACTCGAAGAATTGGCCAACATCCAGGGCGTAGGTGCCGGGAAAGCACAGAAATACGGCAAAGAATTCGTCGAAGTCATCAAACAATACGTTGAAGACAACGAGATCGAACGGGCACAGGATATGGTCGTGAAAACAGTAGCCAATAAATCCAAATTCAAAGTATACATCATCCAGAATATCGACCGCCAGATCGATCTGGAAGATATCGCTTCGGCTTTGGGGCTCAACTTCGACGAACTGATCAAGGAGATGGAAGCGATCGTCTTTTCCGGAACGAAATTAAACATCGATTATTATATCAATAAGATCCTCGACGAAGAGCAACAGCAGGAAATCATGGATTATTTTATGGAGGCGAGTTCCGACAATATTTCCGAAGCTTTCGACGAATTCGAAGGGGATTATGCAGAAGAAGATCTTCGGCTGATGCGGCTGAAGTTACATTCCAAACACGGAAACTGA
- a CDS encoding nucleoside recognition domain-containing protein, which produces MVKERIIGCIRKVWPVALKTSCWFLKIMLPVSFVVMLLTYFQVLPAVSAVVAPLFTRIGLPGDAALVFVTGIFTNIYTVIALLSNMDFTVREGILLAMMCLISHNYPVETLVQKKTGSAGWKMVLLRFTCSFIAAAVLNLILPEFAGRMIAQPSVDLGFRDTLFNWLQTSLWLSLKVVALITGLMILQRLLEEFGVLKWISSLLGPGMQLLGLPRQVAFLWVVGNTLGLAYGSAVLMDYARQGKLTGTEADLLNYHLAISHSQLEDPLLFAVLGLPVVWLIVPRILLAFIVVWLKRLADFIFPAQAMALSQKI; this is translated from the coding sequence ATGGTGAAAGAAAGGATAATCGGTTGTATCAGGAAAGTCTGGCCGGTGGCATTGAAAACCTCTTGCTGGTTTTTGAAGATTATGCTTCCGGTTTCTTTCGTGGTGATGTTGCTTACCTACTTTCAGGTGTTGCCGGCTGTTTCTGCTGTGGTAGCTCCTTTGTTCACCAGGATCGGTTTGCCCGGTGATGCGGCTTTGGTCTTTGTGACCGGTATTTTTACCAATATCTATACGGTGATCGCTTTGCTGTCGAATATGGATTTCACGGTGAGAGAAGGGATTTTGTTGGCTATGATGTGCCTGATTTCCCATAATTATCCGGTGGAAACTTTGGTACAGAAGAAAACCGGTTCTGCGGGTTGGAAGATGGTCTTACTCCGTTTTACCTGTAGTTTTATCGCTGCTGCCGTTTTAAATCTGATCTTGCCGGAGTTTGCAGGGCGGATGATAGCGCAGCCTTCTGTCGACTTGGGATTCCGCGATACTTTGTTCAATTGGCTGCAAACCAGTCTGTGGTTGTCCCTGAAAGTCGTGGCCCTGATTACCGGATTGATGATCCTGCAACGTCTGTTGGAAGAATTCGGGGTATTGAAATGGATCTCTTCGCTTTTAGGTCCGGGTATGCAATTGTTGGGTTTACCCCGACAGGTGGCTTTTTTATGGGTGGTGGGCAATACGCTGGGGTTGGCTTACGGTTCCGCTGTATTGATGGATTATGCCCGGCAAGGTAAACTAACCGGGACCGAAGCGGATTTGTTGAATTATCATCTGGCGATATCGCATTCGCAGTTGGAAGATCCTTTGTTGTTTGCCGTATTGGGGTTACCTGTCGTATGGCTGATCGTCCCGCGAATATTATTGGCTTTTATTGTCGTTTGGCTCAAGCGATTGGCCGATTTTATCTTTCCGGCTCAAGCAATGGCCTTAAGTCAAAAAATTTAA
- a CDS encoding NAD(P)H-dependent glycerol-3-phosphate dehydrogenase, producing MEIPENPRIAIVGGGSWATAIAKILLETNEHINWFMRNIETINAFKELNHNPRYLCSVDFDLSRISFTDNLDKLIARSDIIIFAIPSAFLKNVVAKATRPLKDKIVVSAIKGMIPDDNLIIGEFFHQQYEVPLEQIVVISGPCHAEEIALERLSYLTFACDDTRVARLVSQLFNCHYVKTTISDDIYGTEYAAVMKNIIAIAAGICHGLRYGDNFQAVLVSNAIQEMERFVAAVHPIERDIKSSAYLGDLLVTAYSQFSRNRTFGTMIGKGYSVKSAQMEMLMIAEGYFGVKGIKEINDQYNVHMPITNAVYNILYERISPALEIRLLTEQLR from the coding sequence ATGGAAATTCCTGAAAATCCACGGATTGCGATCGTCGGCGGCGGAAGCTGGGCTACGGCTATTGCTAAGATTCTGCTGGAAACGAATGAGCATATCAATTGGTTTATGCGTAATATCGAGACCATCAACGCTTTTAAAGAGTTGAACCATAACCCTCGCTATCTTTGTTCGGTCGATTTCGATCTGTCGCGGATTTCTTTTACGGATAATCTGGACAAACTGATTGCCCGTTCGGATATCATCATTTTTGCTATACCGAGTGCTTTTCTTAAAAATGTGGTGGCAAAAGCCACCCGTCCGTTGAAAGACAAGATTGTGGTGTCGGCGATTAAAGGAATGATCCCGGATGATAATCTGATTATCGGTGAGTTCTTCCACCAGCAGTATGAAGTACCTTTGGAGCAGATCGTGGTGATTTCAGGGCCTTGTCATGCAGAAGAGATTGCTTTGGAACGCCTGTCTTACCTGACCTTTGCCTGTGACGATACCCGGGTGGCCCGGTTGGTGTCACAATTGTTCAACTGCCATTATGTGAAGACGACGATTTCGGACGATATCTATGGTACGGAGTATGCGGCTGTTATGAAGAATATTATCGCTATTGCAGCGGGAATATGTCATGGATTGCGATATGGAGATAATTTTCAGGCCGTTTTGGTATCCAATGCCATTCAGGAGATGGAGCGTTTTGTGGCTGCCGTTCATCCGATAGAAAGGGATATCAAGAGCTCGGCCTATCTGGGGGATTTGCTGGTAACCGCTTATTCACAGTTTAGCCGGAACCGGACTTTCGGGACGATGATCGGTAAAGGATATTCGGTGAAATCGGCACAAATGGAAATGCTGATGATTGCCGAAGGATATTTCGGCGTGAAAGGAATTAAAGAAATCAACGACCAGTATAATGTGCATATGCCGATAACGAATGCCGTTTATAATATTCTGTACGAACGGATTAGCCCGGCATTGGAGATCCGGTTGCTGACCGAGCAGTTGAGGTAA